From Streptomyces durmitorensis, a single genomic window includes:
- a CDS encoding PadR family transcriptional regulator: MAAPRPTPQRPSELPPTAWAVLGLLSFPGERTGYELKKWADASLRHFYWSPAISQIYAELRRLEALGYATSRRSGPEEPRAKRSYAITPEGRAALVGWAGGAEDAGPPVLKHPLLLRVWLGHLAAPDHLRALVSEHIAHTRGELKEVHDALARADGQEAWTHPQIALRWSGRRLEAEIELAEAMLADLARVDLAEVSGQPSEDSPTHG, from the coding sequence ATGGCAGCCCCTCGCCCCACCCCGCAGCGCCCCTCCGAGCTGCCCCCGACCGCATGGGCCGTGCTCGGCCTGCTCTCCTTCCCCGGGGAGCGGACCGGGTACGAACTGAAGAAGTGGGCCGACGCGTCGCTGCGCCACTTCTACTGGTCACCCGCCATCAGCCAGATCTACGCCGAGCTGCGGCGCCTCGAAGCGCTGGGGTACGCCACGTCACGGCGCTCGGGCCCCGAGGAGCCCCGCGCGAAGCGCTCGTACGCCATCACTCCCGAGGGGCGCGCGGCGCTCGTCGGATGGGCGGGGGGCGCCGAGGACGCGGGGCCGCCCGTCCTCAAGCACCCGCTGCTGCTGCGGGTCTGGCTCGGGCACCTCGCGGCTCCCGATCACCTGCGGGCCCTGGTGAGCGAGCACATCGCGCACACGCGGGGCGAGCTGAAGGAGGTGCACGACGCGCTCGCCCGCGCGGACGGGCAGGAGGCGTGGACGCACCCGCAGATCGCGCTCCGGTGGAGCGGGCGACGGCTTGAGGCCGAGATCGAACTGGCGGAGGCGATGCTCGCCGATCTCGCTCGCGTCGACCTCGCGGAAGTCTCCGGTCAACCCTCCGAGGACTCGCCCACCCACGGGTGA
- a CDS encoding NAD(P)/FAD-dependent oxidoreductase, with protein sequence MQRPRILIIGGGFAGMECAHKLERTLKAQDAELRLISPQDHQLYLPLLPHVASGVLTPQAVAVPLRRMLRRTAIVPGGAIGVDPHAKAVIVRKINGEEVVERYDYLVLTPGSVTRQFDIPGVDRHAVGVKTLAEAAWIRDHVISQLDLASASSDRAEREARLQFVVVGGGYAGTETAAYLQRLTSAAVKRYPGLDVSQIKWHLVDVAPKLMPELGDRLGEKALAIVQRRGIEVSLGVTVEKATEDTVTLTDGRTLPCHTLIWTAGVAPSPLIATLGAETNRGRLVVDPELTVPGLDGVFALGDAAAVPDLVKGGDAICPPTAQHAMRQGWAAAKNVTAALRGAPLTPYRHKDMGLVVDLGGIQAVSKPLGVQLTGLPAQIVARGYHLGALRTVTARFRTAANWGLNALAGDDYVRTGFQTQRPATLKDFEMTDVYLSPEEIHARVTAEVAGRSMAPEKPLLP encoded by the coding sequence ATGCAACGTCCCCGGATTCTGATCATCGGCGGCGGTTTCGCCGGTATGGAGTGCGCGCACAAGCTGGAGCGGACGCTCAAGGCGCAGGACGCCGAACTGCGGCTCATCAGCCCGCAGGACCATCAGCTGTATCTCCCGCTGCTCCCCCACGTCGCCTCGGGCGTCCTCACCCCGCAGGCGGTCGCGGTGCCGCTGCGCCGCATGCTGCGCCGTACGGCGATCGTGCCGGGCGGGGCCATCGGGGTCGACCCGCACGCGAAAGCCGTGATCGTACGCAAGATCAACGGCGAGGAGGTCGTGGAGCGCTACGACTACCTCGTCCTGACCCCGGGCAGCGTGACCCGGCAGTTCGACATCCCCGGTGTCGACCGGCACGCCGTGGGCGTGAAGACGCTGGCCGAGGCCGCCTGGATCCGTGACCACGTGATCTCGCAGCTCGACCTGGCGTCGGCGAGCTCGGACCGCGCGGAGCGGGAGGCCCGGCTGCAGTTCGTGGTCGTCGGCGGCGGGTACGCGGGCACGGAGACGGCGGCCTATCTGCAGCGTCTGACGAGCGCCGCCGTCAAGCGGTACCCGGGGCTCGACGTCTCGCAGATCAAGTGGCATCTGGTCGACGTGGCGCCGAAGTTGATGCCCGAGCTGGGCGACCGGCTCGGGGAGAAGGCCCTCGCCATCGTGCAGCGACGCGGGATCGAGGTGTCGCTCGGGGTCACGGTGGAGAAGGCGACGGAGGACACCGTCACCCTGACCGACGGGCGCACGCTGCCCTGCCACACCCTGATCTGGACCGCCGGCGTGGCGCCGAGCCCGCTCATCGCCACGCTGGGCGCCGAGACCAACCGGGGGCGCCTGGTCGTCGACCCGGAGCTGACGGTGCCCGGCCTCGACGGTGTGTTCGCGCTCGGCGACGCGGCGGCCGTACCCGACCTCGTCAAGGGCGGCGACGCGATCTGCCCGCCGACCGCGCAGCACGCGATGCGGCAGGGGTGGGCCGCCGCGAAGAACGTCACCGCGGCACTGCGGGGCGCGCCGCTGACCCCCTACCGGCACAAGGACATGGGTCTGGTCGTCGACCTGGGTGGTATTCAGGCCGTATCGAAGCCGCTGGGCGTGCAGTTGACCGGTCTGCCCGCTCAAATCGTCGCGCGCGGCTACCACTTGGGCGCCCTGCGCACCGTCACCGCGCGTTTCCGCACGGCCGCGAACTGGGGGCTCAACGCCCTCGCCGGCGACGACTACGTACGCACCGGGTTCCAGACCCAACGGCCCGCCACACTCAAGGACTTCGAGATGACGGATGTCTATCTGTCGCCCGAGGAGATCCACGCGCGGGTGACGGCGGAGGTGGCGGGGCGTTCGATGGCTCCGGAGAAGCCGCTGCTGCCCTGA
- a CDS encoding DUF917 domain-containing protein produces MREVTLDNLDDIARGAGILGTGGGGDPYIGKLLAREAIRAHGPVRVVRIDEVDADATVVPISGMGAPTVLLERIPNGSEELAALRALERHLGRRATHLTALEVGGVNSMLPIACAARAGLPLVDGDAMGRAFPEAQMVLPGLAGITNSPMALADDKGNTVIVEAVDNHAAERIARAVCVELGCQISCADTVLRGDQLADGLVPATLTLAARLGAVVREARAAHGDPVEAVRATLDGKVLLAGKVLDVDRRTEGGFARGHARVEGTRDDADRVLELGFQNEHLIATRDGATVATTPDLICVLDSDTGDPVTTEGLRYGRRVSIVGARCDPRWTTPGGLALAGPRSFGYEVDYLPFGSAA; encoded by the coding sequence ATGCGTGAGGTCACCCTCGACAACCTCGACGACATCGCCCGGGGCGCGGGCATCCTCGGCACGGGCGGCGGCGGTGACCCCTACATCGGAAAGCTGCTCGCCCGCGAGGCGATCCGCGCGCACGGTCCGGTGCGGGTCGTGCGCATCGACGAGGTCGACGCCGACGCGACCGTCGTCCCCATCTCCGGCATGGGCGCGCCCACCGTCCTCCTGGAACGCATACCCAACGGAAGCGAGGAACTGGCCGCGCTGCGCGCCCTGGAGAGACACCTCGGGCGCCGGGCCACGCACCTCACCGCCCTTGAGGTCGGCGGGGTCAACTCGATGCTGCCGATCGCGTGTGCCGCACGGGCCGGGCTTCCCCTCGTGGACGGGGACGCGATGGGGCGGGCGTTCCCCGAGGCGCAGATGGTGCTGCCCGGCCTCGCCGGGATCACCAACTCGCCGATGGCGCTGGCCGACGACAAGGGCAACACGGTCATCGTCGAGGCCGTCGACAATCACGCGGCCGAGCGGATCGCACGCGCGGTGTGCGTGGAGCTCGGCTGTCAGATCAGCTGCGCGGACACGGTGCTGCGCGGCGATCAGCTCGCCGACGGCCTTGTCCCCGCGACGCTGACGCTCGCCGCGCGGCTGGGCGCGGTGGTGCGCGAGGCGCGCGCCGCGCACGGCGATCCGGTGGAAGCGGTGCGGGCGACGCTGGACGGCAAGGTCCTCCTGGCGGGCAAGGTCCTCGACGTCGACCGTCGCACGGAGGGCGGCTTCGCGCGCGGTCACGCCCGCGTCGAAGGGACGCGGGACGACGCGGACCGGGTGCTCGAACTCGGCTTCCAGAACGAGCACTTGATCGCCACGCGCGACGGGGCGACGGTGGCGACCACGCCCGACCTCATCTGCGTCCTGGACAGCGACACCGGCGACCCGGTGACGACGGAGGGCCTGCGTTACGGCCGGCGCGTGAGCATCGTCGGCGCCCGCTGCGATCCGCGCTGGACCACTCCCGGCGGCCTCGCGCTCGCCGGTCCCCGCTCCTTCGGGTACGAGGTGGACTACCTGCCCTTCGGATCGGCCGCCTGA
- a CDS encoding MBL fold metallo-hydrolase, with protein sequence MRVHHLNCGSMMKIEATYDGPPPLHAVCHCLLVETDTEGLVLVESGLGRDDVRRPLESLDPEWTELAAPELDFAETALSQVERLGYAASDVRHIALTHLDVDHSGGLPDFPQARVHLMAAELDAALTEAPSRRYRPAHWAHGPRWQTYEENAGEEWAGFAGVRQLAGLGEEFLIVPLGGHSAGHAAVAVQDRGRWLVHAGDAYFYHREIAQDAPHSHPLMDIIQLDAQVDAELRVANQERLREVATRTDEFTVLNAHDPWDYLRLAGAGG encoded by the coding sequence ATGAGGGTTCATCATCTCAACTGCGGGTCCATGATGAAGATCGAGGCCACCTATGACGGGCCGCCTCCGCTGCACGCCGTATGCCACTGCCTGTTGGTGGAGACCGACACGGAGGGGCTCGTGCTCGTCGAGAGCGGGCTCGGCCGTGACGATGTGCGCAGGCCGCTCGAATCCCTCGATCCGGAGTGGACCGAACTCGCCGCTCCTGAGCTGGACTTCGCCGAGACCGCGCTTTCGCAGGTCGAGCGGCTCGGGTATGCGGCGTCCGACGTGCGGCACATCGCCCTCACGCATCTCGACGTCGACCACAGCGGTGGCCTTCCCGACTTTCCCCAGGCGCGTGTGCACCTCATGGCCGCCGAACTCGACGCGGCGCTCACCGAGGCGCCCAGCCGTCGCTACCGGCCCGCGCACTGGGCCCATGGCCCGCGCTGGCAGACGTACGAGGAGAACGCGGGCGAGGAGTGGGCCGGGTTCGCCGGGGTGCGCCAACTGGCGGGGCTGGGCGAGGAGTTCCTCATCGTGCCGCTCGGCGGGCACAGCGCCGGGCATGCCGCCGTGGCGGTGCAGGATCGCGGGCGGTGGCTCGTGCACGCCGGGGACGCGTACTTCTACCACCGTGAGATCGCGCAGGACGCCCCGCACTCGCACCCCCTGATGGACATCATCCAGCTGGACGCCCAGGTGGACGCCGAGCTGCGGGTCGCCAATCAGGAGCGGCTGCGGGAGGTGGCCACCCGGACGGACGAGTTCACCGTGCTCAACGCCCACGATCCGTGGGACTATCTCCGGCTCGCGGGGGCAGGGGGCTGA
- a CDS encoding glycerophosphodiester phosphodiesterase: MNFLTIGHRGVMGVEPENTLRSFIAAQAAGLDLIELDLHLSKDGALVVMHDADVARTTDGKGPIAEKTLAELRELDAGRGERIPVFEEVLDAVKAPLQAEIKDVAAARALAEVMHRRDLVGRVEVISFHDEAIAEIARLVPGVRTALVASRYGTDVVERATAVGATTLVLNIRRLTLEIVERARKADLRIIGWVVNTQDDLRLVRALQLDGATTDYPEIKRTGRFTA, encoded by the coding sequence TTGAACTTCCTCACCATCGGTCATCGCGGGGTCATGGGTGTCGAACCCGAGAACACCCTCCGGTCCTTCATCGCCGCGCAAGCCGCGGGCCTCGATCTCATCGAGCTCGATCTGCATCTGAGCAAGGACGGCGCCCTCGTCGTCATGCACGACGCCGACGTGGCCCGTACGACCGACGGCAAGGGACCGATCGCCGAGAAGACCCTGGCCGAGCTGCGGGAGCTCGACGCGGGGCGCGGCGAGCGCATCCCCGTCTTCGAAGAGGTCCTCGACGCCGTGAAGGCGCCGCTGCAGGCCGAGATCAAGGACGTGGCCGCCGCCCGCGCCCTCGCCGAGGTGATGCACCGCCGCGATCTGGTCGGCCGCGTCGAGGTGATCTCCTTCCACGACGAGGCGATCGCCGAGATCGCGCGCCTCGTCCCCGGCGTACGCACCGCGCTCGTCGCGAGCCGCTACGGCACCGACGTCGTGGAGCGCGCCACGGCGGTCGGTGCCACCACTCTCGTGCTGAACATCAGGCGCCTGACGCTGGAGATCGTCGAGCGTGCCAGGAAGGCCGACCTGCGGATCATCGGCTGGGTCGTGAACACGCAGGACGATCTGCGGCTCGTGCGCGCGCTGCAGCTTGACGGCGCGACCACGGACTACCCGGAGATCAAGCGGACGGGCCGCTTCACGGCCTGA
- a CDS encoding TetR/AcrR family transcriptional regulator — protein MTKTRGDTRARILRTAADLFQRQGYGATGLNQVLAESGAPKGSLYFHFPQGKEQLAAEAVALAGGEMGARMASVVGSAGGVADAVVGVGELLAGGLRASDFRDGCPVATVALEQSGGDGPISDACHVAYDSWLAGLAEALRGWGAADDEAAELAELVMSSLQGALLLAQVRRDTTVISSVARRVGSVVAQSLEKQSLEMGRDV, from the coding sequence GTGACCAAGACACGCGGCGACACCCGCGCCCGCATCCTCCGTACAGCCGCCGATCTGTTCCAGCGGCAGGGGTACGGCGCGACGGGACTCAATCAAGTGCTCGCGGAGAGCGGCGCCCCCAAGGGGTCGTTGTACTTTCACTTTCCGCAGGGCAAGGAGCAGTTGGCCGCCGAGGCCGTGGCGCTTGCCGGGGGTGAGATGGGGGCTCGTATGGCCTCCGTCGTGGGCTCCGCGGGCGGGGTGGCCGATGCCGTCGTCGGGGTCGGCGAGTTGCTCGCCGGAGGGCTGCGGGCTTCCGACTTCCGGGACGGGTGCCCCGTCGCCACCGTCGCGCTCGAACAGTCCGGGGGCGACGGGCCCATCAGCGATGCCTGCCACGTCGCCTATGACTCCTGGCTTGCGGGGCTCGCCGAAGCCTTGCGGGGGTGGGGGGCCGCCGATGACGAGGCCGCCGAGCTCGCCGAGCTCGTGATGTCCTCGTTGCAGGGGGCGCTCCTCCTCGCGCAGGTGCGGCGTGACACCACCGTCATCTCGTCGGTCGCCCGGCGCGTCGGCTCGGTCGTCGCGCAGAGCCTTGAGAAGCAGAGCCTTGAGATGGGGAGGGACGTATGA
- a CDS encoding hydantoinase/oxoprolinase family protein: MRIGIDVGGTNTDAALLGHDDRVLAAVKSPTTPDITSGVTAAIRALAPPVESVAAVMIGTTHFVNALVEGARLTPVAAVRLGLPATAALPPMADWPARQRDAVGGHGYLCHGGREFDGRPLSPLDPDELKRTAADIAARGLTSVAVSSVFSPVAKADEQRAAEILRDELGEGVHFSLSHDLGRVGLLARENATIINASLRDLATVIVESFGKALAEMSITAPFFLSQNDGTLMDADFARACPVATFASGPTNSMRGAAFLSGLGDCAVVDVGGTTADIGILTGGFPREASGESEAAGIRTNFRVPDVLSLGIGGGSWVSPDGESGPRSVGYLLTEEALVFGGTRLTATDLAVAAGRADIGDSSHVAHLDREFTERALERIAERLAEGIDRMRTSEAVLPVVAVGGGSVLVPDGLPGFADVRRPWHFDVANAVGAAIAQVGGEVDRVFHVPDGRRDAVLAGAREDAVGRALDAGARPGSVRVVDIEEVPLAYVPGGATRIRVKAVGDLDLGRLPAATGADAGAIRDA, encoded by the coding sequence ATGCGTATCGGCATCGATGTCGGTGGGACCAACACCGACGCCGCCCTCCTGGGGCACGACGACCGCGTGCTCGCGGCCGTCAAGTCACCGACCACCCCCGACATCACCTCCGGTGTCACCGCAGCGATCCGGGCGCTCGCACCGCCCGTCGAATCCGTCGCCGCGGTGATGATCGGCACGACGCACTTCGTCAACGCGCTCGTCGAGGGCGCCCGGCTCACTCCCGTGGCGGCCGTACGTCTCGGTCTGCCCGCCACCGCCGCCCTGCCGCCCATGGCGGACTGGCCCGCGCGGCAGCGGGACGCCGTCGGCGGGCACGGCTACCTCTGCCACGGCGGACGGGAGTTCGACGGGCGGCCGCTCTCGCCGCTCGACCCGGACGAGCTCAAGCGGACGGCCGCCGACATCGCCGCGCGCGGGCTCACCTCGGTCGCCGTGTCGTCGGTGTTCTCGCCGGTGGCGAAGGCCGACGAGCAGCGCGCCGCCGAGATCCTGCGGGACGAGCTGGGCGAGGGCGTGCACTTCTCGCTCTCGCACGATCTGGGCCGGGTCGGGCTGCTCGCGCGGGAGAACGCCACGATCATCAACGCCTCGCTGCGTGACCTGGCCACCGTCATCGTCGAGTCGTTCGGGAAGGCGCTGGCCGAGATGTCGATCACGGCGCCGTTCTTCCTGTCGCAGAACGACGGAACGCTGATGGACGCCGACTTCGCGCGCGCGTGCCCCGTGGCGACGTTCGCGTCGGGGCCGACCAACTCGATGCGGGGCGCGGCCTTCCTCTCCGGGCTCGGAGACTGCGCGGTCGTCGACGTGGGCGGCACGACGGCCGACATCGGCATCCTCACCGGCGGCTTTCCGCGCGAGGCATCGGGCGAGAGCGAGGCCGCGGGGATCCGCACCAACTTCCGTGTCCCTGACGTCCTTTCGCTCGGCATCGGCGGTGGGTCCTGGGTGTCGCCCGACGGCGAGAGCGGGCCCCGGTCGGTCGGCTACCTGCTCACGGAGGAGGCGCTCGTCTTCGGCGGCACGCGGCTCACGGCGACGGATCTCGCGGTGGCCGCGGGCCGGGCCGACATCGGGGACAGCTCCCATGTGGCCCATCTCGACCGGGAGTTCACCGAGCGCGCCCTGGAGCGTATCGCCGAGCGGCTCGCCGAGGGCATCGACCGGATGCGGACCTCGGAGGCGGTGCTTCCGGTGGTCGCCGTCGGCGGCGGCTCCGTCCTCGTCCCCGACGGGCTGCCCGGCTTCGCCGATGTGCGCAGGCCTTGGCACTTCGACGTGGCCAACGCGGTGGGCGCGGCGATCGCGCAGGTCGGCGGCGAGGTCGACCGGGTCTTCCACGTCCCCGACGGCCGCCGGGACGCGGTGCTCGCCGGGGCCCGCGAGGACGCCGTCGGGCGTGCGCTGGATGCCGGGGCACGGCCCGGCAGCGTACGCGTCGTCGACATCGAGGAGGTGCCGCTCGCCTATGTGCCAGGCGGTGCGACGCGCATCCGCGTCAAAGCGGTGGGCGATCTCGACCTGGGGCGTCTGCCCGCGGCCACGGGGGCCGATGCCGGGGCGATCCGCGATGCGTGA
- a CDS encoding VOC family protein: MVHVLSSRILLRPTDPERSRAFYGEALGLAVYREFGTGPERGTVYFLGGGFLEVSGRSPTPPAPGLQLWLQVADARAAHADLVARGVAVVREPVKEPWGLVEMWIADPDGVKIVIVEVPEDHPIRYRPGI; encoded by the coding sequence ATGGTGCATGTACTGAGCAGCAGGATCCTTCTCCGCCCCACCGACCCCGAGCGCTCACGTGCGTTCTACGGCGAGGCACTGGGCCTGGCCGTCTACCGCGAGTTCGGCACGGGCCCCGAGCGCGGCACGGTCTACTTCCTGGGCGGCGGCTTCCTCGAGGTCTCCGGCCGCTCCCCGACACCGCCCGCCCCCGGCCTTCAGCTGTGGTTGCAGGTGGCGGACGCACGGGCGGCACACGCGGACCTCGTGGCGCGAGGGGTGGCGGTGGTGCGGGAGCCGGTGAAGGAACCCTGGGGCCTGGTGGAGATGTGGATCGCGGATCCGGACGGCGTCAAGATCGTCATCGTCGAGGTGCCGGAGGACCATCCCATCCGGTACCGGCCTGGAATCTGA
- a CDS encoding penicillin acylase family protein has product MTDRDVYEVPGLREPVEIRIDQWGVPHLYAASQDDLFLAQGFNAARDRLFQLDLWRRRGLGLLAEVLGERYAEHDRAARLFLYRGDMAEEWRAYGGDTERVTTAFVDGINAYVTLCRADATKLPPECALLKYEPAYWQPSDVARIRSHGLQYNLRDEVARALTLRDHGPGAEELRRRREPAPHRLRVPEGLDLSVIPADVLRVYEMATTPPWAAGAAPRQGLDGSNNWVIAPSRTATGRPLLANDPHRGIALPALRYLAHLSAPGIDAIGAGEPALPGISIGHNGHVAFGLTIFPIDQEDLYVYRTNPANPHEYWYQDHWEPMTRVTEPIPVRGGQPVEAELWFTRHGPVIRELPDKKAAFAVRAAWLGPGMAPYLGSMDYMRAASPDAFVAAMRRWGAPGENQVYASPDGTIGWRPAGRVPVRPGWDGTLPVPGDGRYEWDGFLDVEELPSVRDPAQGWFATANELNLPPTYPNAEKTVTYDWYAPTRHDRITEELSAHEAWTVEECVRLQADYVSPPGRRIQGLLAGLGEPGAEGGVSAPGVRLTAALALLRGWDARLTAESPAAALFEVWYRRHLRPALLARALGAVVDEEQHERALARILPAEDAAADARVDLELLDGDPDPALLLGTLAAAVEELTGLLGADPDAWSWGALHHAHPHHPIAALLDGPAPQWASVGPVPRGGSGDTVGAAAYGAGFRQTAGATFRIVVDVGSWDDSVAMNSPGQSGVPGSPHYDDLFASWAADGSFPLLYSREAVEKHTRRTITLRPSAEAVQGAAQGASQAADPKGR; this is encoded by the coding sequence ATGACCGACAGGGACGTCTACGAGGTGCCGGGCCTCCGGGAGCCCGTGGAGATCCGGATCGACCAGTGGGGCGTCCCGCACCTGTACGCCGCATCGCAGGACGACCTCTTCCTGGCCCAGGGCTTCAACGCCGCCCGCGACCGCCTCTTCCAGCTCGACCTGTGGCGGCGCCGCGGACTCGGCCTGCTCGCCGAGGTGTTGGGGGAGCGGTACGCCGAACACGACCGTGCGGCACGGCTGTTCCTCTATCGCGGTGACATGGCCGAGGAGTGGCGCGCGTACGGGGGCGACACGGAGCGGGTGACGACGGCGTTCGTCGACGGCATCAACGCGTACGTGACGCTGTGCCGCGCCGACGCGACGAAACTCCCACCCGAATGCGCCCTGTTGAAGTACGAACCGGCCTACTGGCAGCCCTCCGACGTGGCCCGCATCCGCAGCCACGGCCTCCAGTACAACCTCCGCGACGAGGTCGCCCGCGCCCTCACCCTGCGCGACCACGGCCCCGGGGCGGAGGAACTGAGGCGCCGCCGCGAGCCCGCCCCGCACCGGCTGCGTGTCCCCGAAGGCCTCGACCTGTCCGTCATCCCGGCCGACGTCCTGCGCGTGTACGAGATGGCCACCACGCCCCCGTGGGCGGCGGGCGCGGCGCCCCGCCAGGGCCTGGACGGCTCCAACAACTGGGTCATCGCCCCGTCCCGCACGGCCACCGGCCGCCCGCTCCTGGCCAACGACCCGCACCGCGGGATCGCCCTGCCCGCCCTCCGCTACCTCGCACACCTCTCGGCACCGGGCATCGACGCCATCGGAGCGGGCGAACCGGCCCTGCCCGGCATCTCCATCGGCCACAACGGCCACGTCGCCTTCGGTCTGACGATCTTCCCGATCGACCAGGAGGACCTGTACGTCTACCGCACGAACCCGGCGAACCCGCACGAGTACTGGTACCAGGACCACTGGGAGCCGATGACGCGCGTCACCGAGCCGATCCCGGTGCGCGGCGGCCAACCCGTCGAGGCAGAGCTGTGGTTCACCCGCCACGGCCCGGTCATCCGCGAACTCCCCGACAAGAAAGCCGCGTTCGCGGTCCGCGCGGCGTGGCTCGGCCCCGGCATGGCCCCCTACCTGGGCAGCATGGACTACATGCGGGCTGCGAGCCCCGACGCGTTCGTGGCGGCGATGCGCCGCTGGGGAGCCCCCGGCGAGAACCAGGTCTACGCGTCCCCCGACGGCACGATCGGCTGGCGCCCTGCAGGACGCGTCCCCGTCCGCCCCGGCTGGGACGGCACACTCCCCGTGCCGGGCGACGGCCGCTACGAATGGGACGGCTTCCTGGACGTGGAGGAACTCCCCTCGGTCCGCGACCCGGCCCAGGGCTGGTTCGCCACGGCCAACGAGCTGAACCTGCCGCCGACGTACCCGAACGCGGAGAAGACGGTGACGTACGACTGGTACGCGCCGACCCGCCACGACCGCATCACGGAGGAACTGAGCGCGCACGAGGCCTGGACGGTCGAGGAGTGCGTACGGCTCCAGGCCGACTACGTGAGCCCGCCGGGGCGGCGGATACAGGGGCTGCTCGCGGGGTTGGGTGAGCCGGGTGCGGAGGGCGGCGTCAGTGCCCCCGGCGTCCGCCTCACCGCAGCCCTCGCCCTCCTCCGCGGCTGGGACGCCCGCCTCACCGCCGAATCACCGGCCGCCGCCCTCTTCGAGGTCTGGTACCGGCGGCACCTGCGCCCCGCCCTCCTCGCGCGGGCCCTCGGCGCGGTCGTGGACGAGGAGCAGCACGAGCGGGCCCTGGCGCGGATCCTGCCCGCCGAGGACGCGGCGGCGGACGCCCGCGTCGACCTGGAACTCCTGGACGGCGACCCGGATCCCGCACTGCTTCTCGGCACGCTCGCCGCGGCCGTGGAGGAACTCACCGGGCTCCTGGGCGCCGATCCGGACGCCTGGTCCTGGGGCGCGCTCCACCACGCCCACCCGCACCACCCCATCGCCGCCCTGCTCGACGGGCCCGCCCCCCAGTGGGCCTCTGTGGGCCCCGTGCCGCGCGGCGGCAGCGGGGACACCGTGGGGGCCGCCGCCTACGGTGCCGGGTTCCGGCAGACCGCGGGGGCCACCTTCCGGATCGTCGTGGACGTCGGCTCCTGGGACGACTCCGTGGCGATGAACTCGCCGGGGCAGTCCGGCGTTCCGGGCAGCCCGCACTACGACGACCTGTTCGCGAGCTGGGCCGCCGACGGTTCCTTCCCGCTGCTCTACTCGCGGGAGGCGGTGGAGAAGCACACACGGCGGACGATCACGCTGCGACCGTCCGCCGAGGCGGTTCAGGGGGCGGCTCAAGGGGCGTCTCAGGCGGCCGATCCGAAGGGCAGGTAG
- a CDS encoding GNAT family N-acetyltransferase: MDTAPRPSTSDLTFRDATDADADVLVSLIESAYRGDSSRAGWTTEADILQGQRTDPQGVVDVIKSPASKLLTVERDGEVVACCQLEHRGEHAYFGMFAVSPALQGAGLGKVIMAEAERTVREAWGAQEMHMTVISVRNDLIAWYERRGYRRTGKMTPFPYGDERFGIPQRDDLQFELLVKSLV, translated from the coding sequence ATGGACACCGCACCGCGCCCCAGCACGAGCGACCTCACCTTCCGGGATGCCACCGACGCGGACGCCGACGTGCTCGTCTCGCTCATCGAGTCGGCGTACCGCGGTGACTCCAGCCGGGCGGGCTGGACCACGGAGGCGGACATCCTTCAGGGGCAGCGGACCGACCCGCAGGGTGTCGTCGACGTCATCAAGTCGCCCGCGAGCAAGCTGCTCACCGTCGAGCGCGACGGCGAGGTCGTCGCCTGCTGCCAGCTCGAACACCGCGGCGAGCACGCCTACTTCGGCATGTTCGCGGTGAGCCCGGCGCTCCAGGGCGCGGGCCTCGGCAAGGTGATCATGGCGGAGGCCGAGCGCACCGTCCGCGAGGCATGGGGCGCGCAGGAGATGCACATGACCGTGATCTCCGTACGCAACGACCTCATCGCCTGGTACGAGCGGCGCGGCTACCGCCGTACGGGAAAGATGACTCCCTTCCCGTACGGCGACGAGCGCTTCGGTATTCCGCAGCGGGACGACCTGCAGTTCGAGTTGCTGGTCAAGTCCCTGGTCTGA